DNA from Prunus persica cultivar Lovell chromosome G6, Prunus_persica_NCBIv2, whole genome shotgun sequence:
CGGATTAATGATAGGGAAACTGGAGTTGGTAAATTGTAATAATTTATTACCataccaaaacaagaaaattgcCGGGGATGGCGAGGAAGTAATTTAGTGCCAAAAGGAAGGCAAAAGTGTAATGGCGCTCTAAAACTGTGACagagaaaaagcaaaagtGAAGAGACTCAACCTGGAAATACAGAGAGAGATCTGAGGTGGGGGACTGAGTCAGGGACCGAGTCGGGTCACGTCCTCTGCAGTTGTGCTTTCAAGGCTAATAATACTGTGGGaaccagaagaagaaggatAATAAGATCACGACTGTTAGATCCCGTATCTGAAAACCCACACCAACCGTCCGATTAACTTCCATCTCTCTACCCCTATCCCTCTTTGTCCTTCTACAGCTCAATTTGGAGCCCACCACAGATAAACAACCAGAGGCAACAACAGAGAGCTTAGCTTCACTTGAAACCCAATCCATTTTTTGCTTTCCCAGgtattttcttgcttttttgTTCCATTTTTGGACAGCGAAGGAGAAtcattttctgtttggttgctcgGAGactgaaatataaaataaatgaaactgAAATTCTGATTCTTTTTAGGTGttatttgggaaaaaaaatgtagaTAATTAAGTTTAGCTATGGTAATAAGTTGTTTCATATTCGTTAGATACAGAGTATATAGAATGaattgttttgttatacaaTTTTCGGCAACCAAGAGAAAGTaatgatttttaatttgggTTATTGGTGCATAAATCTGTGCTTCATTTGTACAAGGTCGCTCGCTGGTCTGAgcttattttgtttatatctcttgtttctttcttttacagATTTGAGGCTGTCTGGTAGCGTCTATATACTATGATGGAGCTCAAGATCCATAGCCAGGATTCGAAGATTGAGCTGCAAAAATGCTTAAAGCTTTGGCAAAGGTGAGATAATTAAGTCCGATTTGATTCCGAAGCGGATTATCCGGACTCAGTTCATATTGAGTCTTCTGGATTGGGAATCCATGGGGCTAAACACTAGTAAAAAGAGTCCTAAGTTGGTAGATTTTGTTGGTGTGAAACCCTAGGCATCGTTTGTGGTTCTTGGAAGTTGAAACTTGAAGATATGAGAACAATTGTTTTCAGTTTTActtccaaaaatgaaaaatgaaagcaaCATTAGCCTCGGAACTGAGAGAACAGTAAAATCCATAGAATCAATGGAAGATTTTTCTAAATATTCCCACAGTCCAGCTCATTTGGCGGTTGCACGCCGTGACTGTGCCTCCCTCAGGCGCATTATCTCTACCCTCCCTCGGCTTTCCAAGGCCAGTGAAGTAAGCACTGAAGCCGAATCTCATGAGGCTGAGCTCCGAGCTGATGCTGTCTCAGCTGTCATTGATCGCCGAGATGTTCCTGGTCGTGAGACTCCTCTTCATCTAGCAGTGCGTCTCCGTGACCCAACCTCAGCTGAGATTTTGATGGCGGCTGGTGCTGATTGGAGTCTTCAAAACGAGAATGGTTGGAGTGCTCTCCAAGAAGCCGTCTGCACTAGAGAGGAAGCAATTGCTATGATTATTGCGCGTCACTACCAGCCCCTTGCTTGGGCTAAATGGTGTCGTAGACTTCCCCGTATTGTTGCCTCTACGGCCCGTATTCGTGATTTTTACATGGAGATAAGTTTTCACTTTGAGAGCTCAGTCATCCCGTTTATTGGTCGAATTGCCCCATCGGATACTTACCGCATTTGGAAGCGTGGTTCTAATCTTCGAGCTGACATGACCCTTGCTGGCTTTGATGGGTTTCGAATTCAAAGGTCTGATCAAACATTTCTGTTTCTTGGAGAGGGGTACTCTTCAGAGGATGGTAATGTGAATTTGGCACCTGGTTCTTTGATTGTTCTTGCACATAAGGAGAAAGAAATCACAAATGCTTTGGAAGGAGCTGGTGCCCAACCAACCGAAGCTGAAGTTGCCCATGAAGTGGCCTTGATGTCACAGACAAATATGTATAGGCCAGGCATTGATGTTACTCAGGCTGAGCTTGTTCCCCATTTAAATTGGAGGCGACAAGAGAGGACCGAGATGGTTGGAAATTGGAAGGCCAAAGTTTATGATATGCTTCACGTGATGGTTAGTGTGAAGTCAAGGCGGGTTCCTGGTGCTATGACCGATGAGGAGCTCTTTGCAGTGGACGATGAAGAAAGGGTGGCAAATGGGGGTGATAATGATGAATATGATGATGTATTGACTGCTGAGGAAAAAATGCAGTTGGATTCTGCACTTCGAGGGAACTCAGATGGTGCTTGTGAGGATGAGGAAAATGGGGTCTCTGACTGCCATGAAAATGGTTTGGGAGGATCCTATGAGAATTGTGAATCCAACGGTGTTGTTAAGGAGAAGAAGAGTTGGTTTGGTTGGAACAAGAAAAGTTCAAAGGGAAATGATGATTCTGAagatccaaagattttgaagaaGTTCTCAAAGTTGGCCCCAGAAGGTGGCAACCAGAAATCACTTGATCATCAAAAACCATCATCTGAATTTCCTAGAGATGATATTGCAGATgctaagaaaggaaaagataaaaacagtaagaagaaaaagaagaaagtggcCAGTGATGCTAAGCATGAGAGCGAGTACAAAAAGGGTCTGAGACCTGTCTTGTGGTTGACACCAGATTTCCCTTTGAAAACAGATGAGCTTCTTCCTTTACTAGACATCTTAGCAAACAAGGTCAAGGCTATAAGGAGACTCAGGGAGCTTTTGACTACTAAACTTCCCCATGGCACTTTTCCTGTCAAGGTAATCCAAAAGTTTTAGCTTTATAGACTATTGTTTCAATCTATTTTCCACTGTTTGTTTATGCAGTTTGTTTATGcagttttgttgttgattagATCATGCTATCCACTTTCTATAATAAATCACctcttttaataaataaataaataaataaatttctatAATAAATCACCTGAtaacatttttgtttcataaaCCAGTAAAAGTTTTCATGAGTTTAGGAATAAGATTCAAAGGCTAATGAATATATTGTTATAGTTGGTAGTGGTCCAAAGCTTCTAAATGATAATTTGGATATTGAACCTTGATTTGTGCCTTATTGTTGGTTGGGAATGGTCCATTTTCAAGTCATATTTGGTCGACTACTGTGTTTGGCAGGTACTGtgctttttaattaattgcaccagaaaagaaaaaaattgtccTGAAACAAGTCCCTTCAAACTGATATTGCATGACTAATCTTTCTTTCTCAGGGTTCAATTTTAATCGAAAGAGTTGCATCATGTAAATCTTTCTTCAGCCTTTGAATGTCAACCTAATATTGCATTTCCCTACTACAGGTTGCTATCCCAATCGTCCCAACAATACGAGTTCTTGTAACTTTTACGAAATTTGAGGAGCTTCAGCCATTGGAGGAGTTTTCAACCCCTCTCTCCAGTCCAGCACATTTTCAGGATGCAAAGTCAAAGGAATCAGAAGGATCCTCATCATGGATATCATGGGTAAGAGGGGGTCGTGGTGGGCAATCAAGTGACAGCGATAGCCACCGATATAAGGATGAGATTGACCCTTTCCTCATACCATTGGACTATACCTGGGTTGATGCCAATGAGAAAAAACGCCGCATGAAAGCCAAGAAAGCTAAGAGCAAGAAACACAGGAAACATGCAACAGCCAAGGCTAGTGATGGGGGACATCAGGCAAGTGAGGATGTCGAAGAATAGTTTTGCATAAATTACAGTCACTTTGCCTCTAAGAGGGGATTTGGTGGGACAAAAATGAGGTAAAGCCCATTCTTGTGCACTCCTGACCTATATTCTTCACTTTGGATTCTATCGTGGAAGTGTTACCAGATACATTTTAGGCCCTTAATTGTTGATTTAGAAGAAGGGATATCTTCTTCAattgttgtattgttatgTGCTGTGAAATCGGAGGGGAACCGACTTGTCTCTTTCTAATAGCTTCTCACATTCTAATTTATCGTTCACATCAATCTTTGTATCCAAGTTGTTTTTTGTCAAGTTCACATTTTTGTGGTTGGTAATCTCCACATGCGCTTGTCATTGTAGCTAAGACTAGCTGTTTTGGTTCTGCatggtttgtacttctaataATTTACATGAAAATGATTTAATTTTCACAAGATGATAACAACCAAGTTCGGTTTTTTCAAAACTTATGCTACTCATTGCACCTGCCAAAATGTATTACTATTAACCTTTCCCTCACGTTAGAACGACTTCTGCCTGACCTGACCTGTCTTAGAAAACTGAGATTTGGGTAAACATTTTGCAAAAGAGATTTGGGTTTACATCAAATTAGAGAGAGCAGGAACATAGAGGAAGGCCACCGACCCCCTGGTCTACCGTGGCTGGCAGTGTACGGAGTTGGGAtgatttcatcttctttttttcaatgttcaaAAAATCACAAGGCGGTAGGCGGGCAGCAGGGAGCAGCCTAGCGCCTAGAAGAGTAATCGGGGCACTTAGgccgttttttaaaaataattgtattataaattataaaatttaggcaaaaagtcacttttggtccctGTGGTTTACCACTTTTACCACTAAGGTCCATGTGGTTTCAATTTAGTCACTTTCGTCCatgtggtttcaatttgatgCAATTTAAGGACAATTCCCAATTTCTGATACTTATTGAGGTGCATTTTAGTCCAAACTTGCAGCCACTCCCCAACCACTTCCACCGCCACTAGCCCTCCAAAAACTCCTCCCTGTTGTAAACATTGACAATCCCACTGTCTAAATCAGCAACAAACAATGCTCCTTGGAAGAGAGGTACCATTATACAACCttcattaataatttttttagagatTATGTTTAATTACATAATAAGAAACTATCAAAGCTTGTGACACTGGCACAATGTGCAGTAAGAGCTGCAATTGATGATGCTGTTGTAATCTTATGCTATTTTTATGAAGCTTACAAAAGGCCGAAGTAGACTTGCTCTGGCtaccttgtttttcttttttggctggAGATTACCTTCATCCCTTATGAAGAAATGAGATGAATTATGATTATAATTGtgagtttttctttgggttccaaaaaaaaaaaaaaaaggaaatgtaTCTCCCTTGTGTAATCTTAAGACCTGCTCGATTATGATTTTGTTAGTTAATGTTTATGTATAGATGGCCATAATTTTtatcaacaaaaattcaaatggaGCATAGTTTGTTGATGGTTTACAACAAAGATAAGTTTTTAGAGGGGCTGCTGGGTGGCTGTAGGGTGGTTGGGGAGGTGCTACAAGTTTGGACCGAAATGCCCCTCAATAAGTATCAGAAATTGGGAATTGTCCTTAAATTGGTTCAAATTGAAACCATATGgacaaaattgacaaaattgaaaccatATGGACCTTAGTGGTAAAAGTGGTAAACCACAGGGACCTAAAATGACTTTTTGCCTAAAAT
Protein-coding regions in this window:
- the LOC18771963 gene encoding ankyrin repeat domain-containing protein 13C-B codes for the protein MKNESNISLGTERTVKSIESMEDFSKYSHSPAHLAVARRDCASLRRIISTLPRLSKASEVSTEAESHEAELRADAVSAVIDRRDVPGRETPLHLAVRLRDPTSAEILMAAGADWSLQNENGWSALQEAVCTREEAIAMIIARHYQPLAWAKWCRRLPRIVASTARIRDFYMEISFHFESSVIPFIGRIAPSDTYRIWKRGSNLRADMTLAGFDGFRIQRSDQTFLFLGEGYSSEDGNVNLAPGSLIVLAHKEKEITNALEGAGAQPTEAEVAHEVALMSQTNMYRPGIDVTQAELVPHLNWRRQERTEMVGNWKAKVYDMLHVMVSVKSRRVPGAMTDEELFAVDDEERVANGGDNDEYDDVLTAEEKMQLDSALRGNSDGACEDEENGVSDCHENGLGGSYENCESNGVVKEKKSWFGWNKKSSKGNDDSEDPKILKKFSKLAPEGGNQKSLDHQKPSSEFPRDDIADAKKGKDKNSKKKKKKVASDAKHESEYKKGLRPVLWLTPDFPLKTDELLPLLDILANKVKAIRRLRELLTTKLPHGTFPVKVAIPIVPTIRVLVTFTKFEELQPLEEFSTPLSSPAHFQDAKSKESEGSSSWISWVRGGRGGQSSDSDSHRYKDEIDPFLIPLDYTWVDANEKKRRMKAKKAKSKKHRKHATAKASDGGHQASEDVEE